One Pygocentrus nattereri isolate fPygNat1 chromosome 12, fPygNat1.pri, whole genome shotgun sequence DNA window includes the following coding sequences:
- the LOC119264807 gene encoding uncharacterized protein LOC119264807 has protein sequence MKILLFFTLQLISGQVGCVYVIGYPGGDVLIYCEDIKYGFNEKYFCKLKQNQCEDRIVTQAQNRWNHTERFSLYDAHGENFGGLLVVTVKQPSLQDAGSYQCGETGAWNHTVKLTLNSGEKDPTKKPESTVETTTEESKCKFQSVFSGPVIITVCVCVTVLLIGGSALIYKLVHNKTPGSVSRDSRAGTNRTADRHYENASFEDQNIVIGQDNQDRHPNTTQSHSAYLTLNPINNQSHSGYQTLNPTAIQSHSGYQTLNPTAIQSHSGYQTLNPTTIESHSGYQTLNPTTIQSHSGYQTLNPTAIQSHSGYQTLNPTTIESHSGYQTLNPITIQSHSGYQTLNPTTIQSHSGYQTLNPTTLQSHSGYQTLNPTTIQSHSGYQTLNPSTKQSHSGYQTLNPTTIQSHSGYQTLNPNTNQLRSTYQSLKPNINQSHLAYQNLNINTTQLQLAYQTLKPSTTNHIPHTRP, from the exons ATGAAGATCCTCCTCTTCTTCACCCTCCAGCTGATCTCAG GTCAAGTGGGCTGCGTTTACGTAATTGGCTACCCAGGGGGTGACGTCCTAATTTACTGCGAAGACATCAAATATggatttaatgaaaaatatttctgtaaGTTAAAGCAAAACCAGTGCGAAGACAGAATAGTCACTCAAGCCCAGAACAGGTGGAATCATACCGAGAGGTTCTCTCTGTATGATGCCCATGGTGAGAACTTCGGTGGACTCTTAGTGGTGACTGTCAAACAACCCAGTTTGCAGGACGCTGGATCTTATCAGTGTGGAGAGACTGGAGCGTGGAATCACACTGTGAAGCTGACACTGAACTCAG GTGAAAAAGACCCAACAAAGAAACCAGAAAGCACAG TGGAAACAACAACAGAGGAATCAAAATGTAAATTTCAGAGTG TCTTTTCTGGCCCTGTCAtcatcactgtgtgtgtctgtgtgactgTCCTGCTGATTGGAGGGTCAGCACTGATCTATAAATTGGTACACAACAAAACACCAG gGTCTGTTTCTAGAGACTCACGTGCAGGAACAAACAGAACC GCTGACCGACACTATGAAAATGCATCATTTGAAGATCAGAATATTGTCATTGGTCAAGACAACCAGGACCGACATCCCAACACCACCCAATCACATTCAGCCTACCTCACTCTAAACCCCATCAACAACCAATCACATTCAGGATATCAGACTCTAAACCCCACCGCCATCCAGTCACATTCAGGATATCAGACTCTAAACCCCACCGCCATCCAATCACATTCAGGATATCAGACTCTAAACCCCACCACCATCGAGTCACATTCAGGATATCAGACTTTAAACCCCACCACCATCCAATCACATTCAGGATATCAGACTCTAAACCCCACCGCCATCCAATCACATTCAGGATATCAGACTCTAAACCCCACCACCATCGAGTCACATTCAGGATATCAGACTTTAAACCCCATCACCATCCAATCACATTCAGGATATCAGACTCTAAACCCCACCACCATCCAATCACATTCAGGATATCAGACTCTAAACCCCACCACCCTCCAATCACATTCAGGATATCAGACTCTAAACCCCACCACCATCCAATCACATTCAGGATATCAGACTCTAAACCCCAGCACCAAACAATCACATTCAGGATATCAGACTCTAAACCCCACCACCATCCAATCACATTCAGGATATCAGactctaaaccccaacaccaaccaattaCGTTCAACATACCAAAGTCTAAAGCCCAatatcaaccaatcacatttagCATACCAAAATCTaaacatcaacaccacccaATTACAGTTAGCATACCAGACTCTCAAACCATCAACAACCAATCACATTCCGCATACCAGAccctaa